The Gopherus evgoodei ecotype Sinaloan lineage unplaced genomic scaffold, rGopEvg1_v1.p scaffold_34_arrow_ctg1, whole genome shotgun sequence genome window below encodes:
- the OVOL3 gene encoding putative transcription factor ovo-like protein 3 — MLTRHLKGHSLVKKHVCRYCGKGFNDAFDLKRHTRTHTGIRPYRCHVCAKAFTQRCSLESHLRKIHGVQQNYAYRERRAKLFVCEECGFTCTAGDEYYTHVWRLHPGNTLLHKYLRKQGATPLCFLLYPGGYYA, encoded by the exons ATGCTGACCCGCCACCTGAAGGGCCACAGCTTGGTCAAGAAGCACGTCTGCCGGTACTGCGGGAAGGGCTTCAACGACGCCTTCGACCTGAAGAGACACACACGGACCCACACCG GCATCCGCCCCTACCGCTGCCATGTCTGTGCCAAGGCCTTCACCCAGCGCTGCTCCCTGGAGTCCCACCTCCGTAAGATCCACGGGGTGCAGCAGAACTACGCCTACCGTGAGCGCCGCGCCAAGCTCTTCGTCTGCGAGGAGTGCGGCTTCACCTGCACCGCCGGCGACGAGTACTACACCCACGTGTGGCGGCTCCACCCCGGCAACACCCTGCTGCACAAGTACCTCCGCAAGCAGGGCGCCACCccgctctgcttcctgctctaCCCCGGCGGCTATTATGCCTGA
- the POLR2I gene encoding DNA-directed RNA polymerase II subunit RPB9, translating into MEADGTYEPGFVGIRFCQECNNMLYPKEDKENRILLYACRNCDYQQEADNSCIYVNKITHEVDELTQIIADVSQDPTLPRTEDHPCQKCGHKEAVFFQSHSARAEDAMRLYYVCTAPHCGHRWTE; encoded by the exons ATGGAGGCGGATGGGACGTACGAGCCGGGCTTCGTGGGGATCCGCTTCTGCCAGGAGTG CAACAACATGCTGTACCCCAAGGAAGACAAGGAAAACAGGATCCTGCTCTACGCC TGTCGAAACTGCGATTACCAACAGGAAGCCGACAACAGCTGCATCTACGTCAATAAGATCACCCATGAAGTGGA TGAATTGACACAGATCATTGCCGACGTTTCCCAGGACCCAACTTTGCCCCGGACAGAAGATCACCCATGTCAAAA GTGCGGGCACAAAGAAGCAGTATTCTTCCAGTCTCACAGCGCAAGGGCTGAG GACGCCATGAGGTTGTATTACGTATGCACCGCCCCGCACTGCGGCCACCGCTGGACTGAGTAA